One Babesia bovis T2Bo chromosome 4 map unlocalized Chr4_1, whole genome shotgun sequence genomic window carries:
- a CDS encoding heat shock Hsp90 family protein: MNRITSLKSLRVPQVPNGKLTIHTISEAAFPVNNRNLRKIPSTKFTTICYNGYSKKLKLYTAVYSRPFSTDQQKVDTYEFKAEIQKLLQIVAHSLYTDKEVFVRELISNASDALEKLRFLEATQENLATSKVDPEVAYKIKISTNPEEKTFTIEDTGVGMTKDEIINNLGTIAKSGSLAFLEDSALNAKDKANAIIGQFGVGFYSSFVVSNKVEVFTRSYDPEKGEKGYHWVSDGTGSFTIREVQELPRGTKIVCHLRDDCVVFANTANVKKVAEKFSAFVNFPLYIQEKDAETEITTQKPLWIEKNASDEEHTKFFRYLNNTSWGEPMYKILFHSDVPLSIKSLLYIPEDAPSKLFHNTNEVGVSLHSRKILIQKSATAIIPKWLFFIKGVIDCEDIPLNVSRELVQDSQLVKKLGNTVVKRILKFFHEQSKKDPEKFRKFYDKYNYYIKEGVLDESHNNGPYKQQLMQLLRYESSMGEQNELITLDEYINTMKENQKNIYYFCAANRETALASPYMETFKKRNRNVLLLYEDIDEFVSMNIQDYNGKKMVAIDSPVDDFEPDLETIENEGVEVEMLTEEQKESLSKFVQSTLGSKVNAVKFSDRLVDSPAVVTGFLSAALRKVMKATMKGAPNAGESLSSMPATLEINPKHKLCSTIYHVMQHDEAVAKMLIEQLYDNASIAAGIVDDPRSMLTRLNNMLTLTADYARKTVN; this comes from the exons ATGAATCGTATCACATCATTGAAAAGCCTACGGGTGCCACAAGTACCTAATGGCAAATTAACTATACATACTATATCGGAAGCTGCATTCCCTGTTAATAACAGAAATTTACGCAAAATCCCATCGACCAAATTTACCACAATTTGTTATAATGGGTATTCGAAAAAACTAAAGTTGTATACAGCAGTATATTCAAGACCATTTTCAACCGATCAACAAAAGGTTGAc ACATATGAATTCAAAGCGGAAATTCAAAAGCTGCTACAAATAGTTGCACATTCATTATATACGGACAAAGAAGTCTTCGTCAGAGAACTTATCAGCAATGCAAGTGACGCATTGGAGAAGCTAAGATTCTTAGAAGCAACACAAGAAAACTTAGCTACAAGCAAAGTAGACCCTGAAGTAGcatataaaattaaaatttCAACAAATCCAGAGGAGAAGACCTTCACAATTGAG GACACCGGTGTTGGCATGACAAAAGATGAAATAATAAATAATCTTGGTACAATCGCTAAATCTGGATCACTAGCATTCCTGGAAGATTCCGCTCTCAACGCAAAGGATAAAGCTAACGCTATCATTGGACAATTTGGTGTCGGATTCTATAGTAGTTTCGTCGTGTCCAATAAAGTGGAAGTATTCACCAGAAGCTATGATCCAGAAAAGGGAGAAAAGGGTTACCACTGGGTATCAGATGGTACTGGATCGTTCACAATACGGGAAGTTCAAGAATTACCTAGAGGGACTAAAATAGTATGCCACCTGAGAGATGATTGCGTTGTCTTCGCAAATACCGCCAATGTTAAAAAAGTAGCAGAGAAGTTCTCAGCATTTGTAAACTTCccactatatatacaggaaAAGGATGCAGAAACTGAGATTACAACACAAAAGCCATTGTGGATTGAGAAAAACGCGTCGGATGAAGAACATACAAAGTTCTTCAGGTATCTCAATAACACTTCCTGGGGAGAGCCAATGTACAAAATACTCTTCCATTCAGATGTGCCGCTATCAATCAAATCATTGTTGTACATACCAGAAGATGCGCCAAGCAAATTGTTCCATAATACCAATGAAGTTGGAGTCTCTCTGCACTCAAG GAAAATACTTATCCAGAAATCGGCAACCGCCATCATACCAAAATGGCTTTTCTTCATAAAAGGTGTTATAGATTGCGAAGATATACCACTCAACGTAAGTCGAGAGCTTGTGCAAGACAGTCAACTGGTAAAGAAGCTAGGAAATACTGTAGTAAAAAGAATACTTAAGTTTTTCCATGAACAAAGCAAAAAGGATCCTGAAAAATTCAGAAAGTTTTACGATAAGTACAACTACTACATTAAGGAAGGGGTACTGGATGAATCACATAATAACGGACCATACAAACAGCAACTTATGCAACTGCTGAGGTATGAATCATCCATGGGAGAACAGAACGAACTTATTACACTAGATGAATACATCAATACCATGAAGGAAAACCAaaagaatatatactacTTCTGTGCAGCAAACAGAGAAACTGCACTGGCTAGCCCATACATGGAGACATTCAAGAAGAGAAATAGGAATGTACTGCTGCTATATGAGGACATTGATGAATTTGTATCCATGAATATTCAA GACTATAATGGCAAGAAAATGGTAGCCATTGATTCGCCAGTTGATGATTTCGAACCCGATCTTGAAACTATCGAAAATGAGGGGGTAGAAGTCGAAATGTTAACGGAAGAACAAAAGGAGTCTTTGTCAAAGTTCGTACAAAGTACACTGGGATCTAAAGTTAATGCGGTCAAGTTCTCAGATCGGCTGGTAGACTCGCCAGCAGTAGTCACTGGGTTCCTCTCAGCAGCGCTGAGGAAGGTCATGAAGGCAACTATGAAAGGTGCACCAAATGCAGGAGAAAGTCTATCATCAATGCCTGCAACATTGGAAATCAACCCGAAGCACAAATTGTGCTCCACCATATACCACGTTATGCAGCACGATGAGGCAGTAGCTAAG ATGCTAATAGAACAACTCTACGACAACGCATCAATAGCGGCGGGGATAGTAGATGATCCACGGTCTATGCTGACAAGACTAAACAACATGCTTACACTCACAGCAGACTACGCTCGCAAAACCGTTAATTAA
- a CDS encoding clathrin assembly family protein — protein MIKFFMAISRQCKLRLVKWFVPVDNKDRTAIMRELSHLVVNRNSKQCNFIEWRDDKLVFRRYASLYFVLCVDRDANELLMLEIIQHYVELLDRYFCNVCELDMVFNVTKAYHILDEMLIDGNLYECSKKAVLRNVSAQDALCEKTKGILSGNSSY, from the exons ATGATTAAATTTTTTATGGCTATAAGCCGCCAGTGTAAGCTGCGGCTGGTGAAATGGTTTGTTCCTGTGGACAACAAGGACAGGACCGCTATAATGCGGGAGTTATCGCATTTGGTCGTTAATCGCAACTCAAAGCAGTGTAATTTTATTGAATGGAGAGATGATAAACTGGTATTTCGTCG GTACGCCAGTCTGTACTTTGTTCTTTGTGTTGATCGTGATGCCAATGAGCTTTTGATGCTGGAGATAATTCAGCACTATGTAGAGTTATTGGACCGTTATTTTTGTAACGTATGTGAGTTAGACATGGTTTTCAATGTGACAAAG GCTTATCATATATTGGATGAGATGCTGATTGACGGTAATCTATATGAATGTAGCAAGAAGGCTGTGTTGCGGAACGTGTCAGCTCAGGACGCTCTTTGTGAAAAGACCAAAGGTATTTTATCTGGCAACTCATCATATTAA
- a CDS encoding DNA mismatch repair protein C-terminal domain family protein, protein MAEHNGVIKPLDPSVIAKIAAGEVVLRPAAAIKELIENSIDAGATEIKINIADNPLEYVEVSDNGHGISPEDMRLVCKRYTTSKTHDNIVGVKSFGFRGEALAALSHASNVTISSRTCKQTMRLVMKYHNGEPLVDIADEKAGPVGTTITYENLFFNMGTREKALSSSPSVEFNLCLELVQNYAMHFPDFKFVFHKVGSSTNDLMTDGSIRAPSNNDASDHIDSGSSPEYNVPNTDYDYKHFNMVDLYPPESNGTPSLLEYKDNVVKYSKMHLRKVKEVISLIYGTAVSNALYEFQVHSTSHVYYNCKGFFTHPNETNRCHSFILFVNNRLVEHPGLKKNIDKIYKELMHKKQRRFVYLSIYMPYERIDANVHPSKEKVFFKHQEEIVEEIGDKLRERLRNILQINTENMQKSSVFIKLESKNNVDIGEPLVPHLKRVYEVSEISKPAAKSKVRRDRKQMEIQSFVIPTYIQESNASLGSSQMSDINFDLLSVDNGMDNLFMEQSTQIQDENLQESVAPILGNIDFNMMEFGAKETICRDMWNIPFVKESIEEFDNNRDKDLTEIVAKSVFVGPIDERYILLQHDKRLYMVDIVHIAKECAYQSVVWRIGQLPRIFINPGLSIVALISYALARNEYHERNCNECIDPSLYSERASLMIRPFIVDILTKYFGFTIQNNTLLSIPRVISNYFPGQEYIPDLILDLFSVDIEEERNAVLVIAKIVSGFWTSPPINSITMNDKKANEQNYAHYLSKVLLVSVQRFPDLSLSNDRIEKGAIIKLAELELLYRIFERC, encoded by the exons ATGGCAGAACATAATGGCGTTATTAAACCACTCGATCCAAGTGTTATTGCCAAAATAGCAGCGGGAGAAGTCGTACTACGCCCCGCAGCAGCCATTAAGGAACTTATAGAAAATAGTATAGATGCAGGTGCAACGGaaataaaaataaatatcGCAGATAACCCTTTGGAATATGTCGAAGTAAGCGATAACGGTCATGGAATATCACCAGAAGATATGCGATTGGTTTGTAAAAGGTACACGACTTCCAAAACTCATGATAACATTGTTGGAGTGAAAAGCTTTGGCTTCCGTGGAGAAGCATTGGCAGCACTATCGCACGCATCAAATGTCACTATTTCATCTAGAACATGTAAACAAACAATGCGCTTAGTAATGAAGTACCATAATGGAGAACCGTTGGTTGACATTGCAGATGAAAAGGCTGGTCCAGTTGGAACAACCATTACATATGAAAATCTATTTTTCAATATGGGAACACGTGAAAAGGCATTGTCGAGTAGCCCAAGCGTAGAATTTAATTTGTGTCTAGAACTGGTTCAGAATTACGCTATGCACTTTCCAGACTTTAAGTTTGTGTTTCATAAAGTTGGGAGCAGTACCAATGACCTCATGACTGATGGAAGCATAAGAGCGCCTTCAAATAATGATGCAAGTGATCATATAGATAGTGGGTCATCACCAGAATACAATGTCCCTAACACCGACTATGATTATAAACATTTTAATATGGTCGATCTCTACCCACCGGAGTCTAACGGAACACCGTCACTGTTGGAATATAAAGATAATGTCGTAAAGTACAGTAAGATGCACTTAAGGAAAGTCAAGGAAGTTATAAGTTTGATTTATGGTACAGCAGTTTCAAATGCTCTATATGAATTCCAAGTCCACTCAACATCGCATGTCTATTATAACTGCAAAGGCTTCTTCACTCACCCAAACGAAACAAATAGATGTCATTCGTTCATATTATTTGTAAACAATAGACTCGTAGAACATCCCGGACTCAAGAAAAATATtgataaaatatataagGAACTTATGCataaaaaacaaagaaGATTTGTCTACCTGTCCATTTATATGCCGTATGAAAGAATTGACGCCAATGTGCATCCTTCAAAAGAAAAGGTATTTTTCAAACACCAAGAAGAAATAGTGGAAGAGATCGGTGATAAATTGAGG GAGCGGTTACGCAATATTTTGCAAATAAATACAGAAAACATGCAAAAGAGCTCTGTGTTTATTAAACTGGAGTCTAAGAACAATGTCGATATAGGAGAACCGTTAGTACCACATCTGAAGCGCGTCTATGAA GTTTCTGAAATATCAAAACCTGCGGCGAAAAGCAAAGTTAGAAGAGATAGGAAACAAATGGAAATACAAAGTTTCGTTATACCGACATACATACAAGAATCAAATGCTTCTTTGGGATCCTCGCAAATGTCAGATATTAACTTTGATCTTTTAAGCGTAGATAATGGTATGGATAATTTATTTATGGAACAGAGTACCCAAATACAAGATGAAAACTTGCAAGAGTCGGTTGCACCGATATTGGGAAATATAGATTTCAACATGATGGAATTTGGAGCCAAAGAAACTATATGTAGGGACATGTGGAATATCCCTTTTGTCAAAGA GTCAATTGAAGAATTCGATAATAATAGAGATAAGGATTTAACAGAAATAGTTGCTAAATCCGTTTTTGTCGGACCCATTGATGAACGCTATATACTACTGCAACATGATAAGCGACTCTACATGGTCGACATTGttcatatcgcaaaag AATGTGCATATCAGTCTGTCGTATGGAGAATAGGACAGCTACCAAGGATATTCATCAACCCTGGATTATCAATAGTGGCACTTATATCGTACGCTCTGGCACGAAATGAATACCATGAAAGGAATTGCAATGAATGTATTGATCCATCACTATATAG TGAAAGGGCCTCGTTAATGATTCGCCCGTTTATAGTTGATATACTTACTAAATACTTTGGATTCACTATACAAAATAATACACTCCTAAGTATACCAAGGGTTATTTCAAACTACTTTCCGGGGCAGGAGTATATTCCGGACTTAATACTTGACCTGTTTTCTGTAGACATTGAAGAAGAAAGAAATGCAGTGCTGGTTATAGCTAAGATAGTCTCAGGCTTTTGGACATCGCCGCCAATAAATAGCATTACAATGAATGATAAGAAAGCTAACGAGCAGAATTATGCACATTACCTGTCAAAGGTGCTCCTTGTGTCAGTGCAAAGGTTTCCAGATCTTAGTCTCTCGAATGACAGGATTGAAAAGGGCGCCATTATAAAACTAGCTGAGCTAGAATTGTTGTATCGCATCTTCGAACGATGTTAA
- a CDS encoding putative GTP-binding nuclear protein GSP1/CNR1 — protein MAEEMPQFKLLLVGDGGVGKTTLVKRHLTGEFEKKYIPTLGVEVHPLKFRTNCGGIQFNAWDTAGQEKYGGLRDGYYIKGECAIIMFDVTSRITYRNVPNWHRDIVRVCDNIPMVLCGNKADVKERQVKAGHIQFHRKRNLQYYDLSARSNFNFERPFLWLARRLLNQPQLVFVGECAKEPEFRIDPQLAQECERNLEAAANVAIDDDGDL, from the coding sequence ATGGCGGAGGAGATGCCACAATTCAAATTGCTCCTTGTGGGAGATGGTGGTGTCGGTAAAACTACCTTAGTAAAGCGTCATTTGACTGGAGAGTTTGAAAAAAAGTACATTCCCACGTTAGGTGTTGAGGTGCATCCTTTAAAGTTCCGTACTAATTGCGGTGGTATTCAATTCAACGCATGGGATACTGCTGGTCAGGAGAAATACGGTGGTCTTCGTGACGGTTACTACATCAAGGGTGAGTGCGCCATTATTATGTTCGACGTGACTAGCCGTATCACATACCGCAACGTACCTAACTGGCATCGTGACATCGTCCGTGTTTGTGACAACATTCCAATGGTTTTGTGTGGAAACAAGGCTGACGTCAAGGAGCGTCAAGTTAAGGCCGGCCACATTCAATTCCACCGCAAGAGGAACTTGCAATATTATGACTTATCAGCTCGTTCCAACTTCAACTTCGAGCGTCCATTTTTGTGGCTCGCAAGACGTTTGCTTAACCAGCCTCAATTGGTCTTCGTTGGAGAATGCGCGAAAGAGCCCGAGTTTAGGATTGACCCTCAGTTGGCTCAGGAGTGTGAGCGTAACCTAGAGGCTGCCGCCAACGTTGCTATTGACGACGATGGTGACCTTTAA
- a CDS encoding putative integral membrane protein has product MYNSHSIVFIHWLIAFYGYGVIAQPPGKEHSPVVGKGTDTQWVSNAISGIYITDVIFHFNNDIHRYEIKTEKCSEHIELYFDVPLWKETFQPDINSNDIPKSVNNVTSRIKGKGNEKTNSVMDQINEVLITSPKNRANSGTINYVNPADLIRFNSDKPSNSQPFSTVNVIINGENLDPEDGGYILVPVHCGNKHELMIDIEYTQELIISKARYNIVLDVPIFGNNNILKVLSISKSGIIYTYQPSLSRFHNLYVVSGYHSPGDIINIYVECKYGMPIYNGKELNQLSIILDESILLSHIEIVCDDVVQNDIKVVDKHLYTLKFQKELQEEIKPPTNVMVVHDSLNCKKYKEGGDCVISCPFVKKRFGPLIIDTDPTYRYFIHRLNIIEGYVSELHGHNAGYMKVCSGIVTPIFDLQRNILIYGIHGEKSKTFILSANRNDIPAVTFYQTILDIFIFSTYIMGIVVTTLPYLLRTYKGVIFDKMPMTVDSLVYLAQLLCVYNKYSHRKINEHHMLPNIGMDDKFPTFRTMLLYIYAITASIISSSMQSLKKPNIYKSITDKFKFNRSPHGLSDALFYLFIFSWIFDSLSTISAMLFGGYDPIISIIYITPRGRLAIKLSKWLSHLHYIYSVLGITVAIVALQYAFRRIMLSLKIKWAALQNKKYKWILNIGNFENAISDYSYYEDDDDDRLYTEISGKHSKLTEGYWMDVTCDFLTTQYSDTFTSRKFNLFNRKYAVIAAQVNEVDLSKVEESLYEDKWDSQSQLNTSLNETTQPLGENIPERVRIMRRKNSAASKLTAKGIETTFSNPPTPEIRKKNMRWSYGISQDYTVDIQIDYILQIDSSFYHKTIGTVDSRYIRYFITWNFLKRTSRFITAITMNKVLKLRSMLQVTVKQLLNSDSIEDCDSTKNVKIYLFRESVNTFKAISSILTVVTFTFSSKSAFYLGILHIVIHMILSLTFLG; this is encoded by the exons ATGTATAACAGCCACTCAATCGTTTTTATCCATTGGCTAATAGCATTTTATGGCTATGGAGTTATAGCTCAGCCACCTGGAAAGGAGCATTCGCCAGTTGTGGGAAAAGGCACAGATACCCAATGGGTTTCAAATGCTATTTCAGGTATTTATATAACGGATGTTATATTTCACTTCAATAATGATATCCATCGCTATGAAATAAAAACAGAGAAGTGTTCAGAACACATTGAACTATACTTTGACGTACCTTTATGGAAAGAAACATTCCAACCGGATATAAACAGCAACGATATTCCCAAAAGTGTGAATAATGTAACTAGTAGAATAAAAGGAAAAGGTAACGAAAAAACGAACTCTGTAATGGATCAAATAAATGAGGTCCTGATAACTTCTCCCAAAAATAGGGCTAACTCTGGAACTATCAACTATGTAAATCCAGCCGATCTAATTAGGTTCAATAGTGATAAACCATCTAACAGTCAGCCTTTTTCTACTGTTAATGTTATAATTAATGGGGAAAATCTCGACCCAGAGGATGGAGGATACATTTTGGTTCCCGTTCATTGTGGGAACAAACATGAATTAATGATAGACATTGAATATACTCAAGAGCTGATAATAAGCAAAGCAAGGTACAATATAGTATTAGATGTTCCAATATTTGGAAACAATAACATTCTCAAAGTCTTGAGTATTTCTAAATCTGGCATAATTTACACCTACCAACCTTCACTGTCTAGATTCCACAACTTATATGTTGTTTCAGGATACCACTCTCCAGGTGacataataaacatatacGTAGAATGTAAATATGGAATgccaatatataatggaaAAGAGTTAAATCAACTTTCCATTATATTGGATGAATCTATATTACTGTCCCATATAGAAATTGTCTGTGACGATGTAGTGCAGAATGACATTAAAGTTGTCGACAAACATCTATACACTTTAAAATTCCAAAAAGAACTGCAAGAAGAGATAAAGCCGCCCACTAATGTAATGGTAGTCCATGATTCTTTGAATTGTAAAAAATACAAAGAAGGGGGTGACTGTGTTATCAGTTGCCCATTTGTGAAAAAACGGTTTGGACCTCTCATCATTGATACGGATCCCACGTATCGATACTTTATACATCGACTAAACATCATAGAAGGATATGTTAGCGAATTACATGGTCATAATGCG GGATATATGAAAGTATGTTCTGGCATTGTAACTCCGATATTCGACCTACAACGGAACATTTTGATCTATGGAATCCACGGAGAAAAGAGTAAGACATTTATTTTATCGGCAAACAGAAATGATATCCCTGCCGTCACTTTCTACCAAACTATTCTAGACATTTTTATATTCTCGACGTATATAATGGGAATTGTGGTGACGACTTTGCCATATTTATTGAGGACTTATAAAGGTGTAATTTTTGATAAAATGCCGATGACTGTTGACTCCCTTGTTTATTTAGCACAACTACTTTGTGTTtataataaatattcaCATAGGAAGATCAATGAACATCACATGTTACCAAACATAGGAATGGATGACAAATTCCCTACATTTAGAACGATGCTATTGTAT ATATACGCTATAACAGCTTCAATCATTTCTAGCTCAATGCAAAGCCTAAAAAaaccaaatatatataaatctaTTACCGATAAATTCAAGTTTAATCGATCTCCCCATGGACTTTCTGATGCACTTTTTTACCTTTTCATATTCTCTTGGATTTTTGATTCATTATCCACAATATCG GCAATGTTGTTCGGCGGCTATGATCCTATCATCAGCATCATCTATATAACCCCAAGAGGTAGACTCGCAATTAAATTGTCAAAATGGCTTTCTCATTTACACTACATATATTCGGTATTAGGGATTACTGTTGCCATTGTTGCCCTACAGTATGCATTTAGAAGGATTATGTTATCATTGAAAATAAAATGGGCAGCGCTCCAGAATAAAAAATACAAATGGATATTGAATATCGGAAATTTTGAAAATGCCATAAGTGACTATTCATACTATGAAgacgatgatgatgacAGATTATATACAGAAATTAGCGGTAAACATTCAAAGTTAACAGAAGGTTACTGGATGGACGTGACTTGTGATTTTTTGACCACCCAATACAGTGATAC ATTCACGTCTCGAAAATTTAATCTATTCAATAGAAAGTATGCTGTGATTGCAGCGCAGGTAAATGAAGTAGATTTATCGAAAGTCGAGGAATCCTTATATGAAGATAAATGGGACTCCCAAAGTCAACTAAATACATCACTGAACGAAACCACACAACCTTTGGGGGAAAACATTCCAGAAAGGGTTCGCATAATGCGGCGTAAAAACAGTGCGGCCAGCAAGCTCACCGCGAAAGGTATTGAAACGACATTTTCTAACCCGCCAACACCAGAAATCAGAAAGAAGAACATGAGGTGGTCCTATGGTATATCTCAGGATTATACAGTAGACATACAAATAGATTACATCTTACAAATAGATAGTAGTTTCTATCATAAAACAATAGGTACAGTTGACTCCAGATACATTAGATACTTCATAACCTGGAACTTTTTAAAACGTACGAGTAGATTTATTACAGCTATTACAATGAACAAGGTTTTAAAGTTGCGAAGTATGCTGCAAGTAACAGTTAAACAGCTATTG AACAGTGATAGCATAGAAGATTGTGATTCAACAAAAAATGTAAAGATTTACTTATTTAGAGAATCTGTCAATACGTTTAAAGCAATATCAAGCATATTGACAGTTGTCACGTTCACATTCAGTTCAAAGAGCGCATTCTATCTGGGCATCCTGCATATAGTCATCCATATGATTTTATCTTTAACATTTCTGGGTTAG
- a CDS encoding putative tyrosyl-tRNA synthetase, whose protein sequence is MWHFATPHRRCINIVLFRLYILADVLICLLGGIPHCSTFKLRQTNWNPYKHNANLLYDNKQKNLPTLSNDLFPLHEKAFSVNNKEVRSAFLCELIERGLFHSVTDLEGLDEFLCEHELSAESGLVPAVYYGIDLTADFIHEGTLLQILLLRRFLTKGFNVVVVLGGGTTLIGDPSFKARRTKATLNATQNDRKLHNVILNRTADTVSVNDRNYNTIYRIVKKLLTQKIENKHGDLVEPIFTLACDLNGENIDTVISNPYNVVLVNNRDLYDKLSLTEYLTTVARHMSVGRMLSRDSIKSRLQIADEGSNNSVRQANMDLAEFIYMSLQATDFIHVSSMFNAVIQVGGSDQMGNIMSGIELGRSLGALSKTLYGITTPLLQTRTGEKLSKSNNEDLLRINTDTPALSLWSHFRNVDDKAVRCYLKWLTKVPLDTIEKTMNNHVNDAKILLANELTTAIFGEEYTKAIHKHWISGDITDLLAPKRSYISDEFDSLITFIDCVPQLNLNVNQLMQGIPFGDIMDNLRKQMLVSGRLYNNRRAIREGTCRINGVVVKQPEYRVTEKDLLTVSCEDGRSLNYIAIQYGKRQLYFILVI, encoded by the exons ATGTGGCATTTTGCCACACCACACCGTAGATGTATTAACATCGTGTTGTTTCGTCTATACATTTTAGCTGATGTGTTGATCTGTCTTCTTGGTGGAATCCCGCATTGTAGTACCTTTAAATTACGTCAAACCAATTGGAATCCATATAAACACAATGCTAATTTGTTATATGATAATAAGCAAAAAAACTTGCCAACGTTGTCAAATGACCTATTCCCTCTACATGAAAAGGCTTTTTCCGTCAACAATAAGGAAGTTAGAAGTGCTTTCCTTTGCGAACTTATTGAACGCGGTCTGTTCCACAGTGTCACTGATTTAGAAGGTCTCGATGAATTTCTCTGTGAACACGAGCTTTCTGCGGAAAGTGGTCTAGTCCCAGCCGTGTACTATG GTATCGATTTAACAGCTGATTTCATACATGAAGGAACTTTACTTCAAATATTATTATTGCGTAGATTTCTGACGAAGGGATTcaatgttgttgttgttcTAGGTGGTGGTACCACCCTAATAGGGGACCCATCATTTAAAGCTAGACGTACAAAAGCGACACTAAATGCAACGCAGAATGATAGGAAACTGCACAATGTAATTCTTAATCGTACAGCTGATACTGTATCCGTCAACGACAGAAACTATAATACCATATATCGTATCGTTAAGAAATTGTTGACTCAGAAGATAGAGAACAAACATGGAGATTTAGTTGAACCTATCTTTACTTTAGCTTGTGACCTAAATGGAGAAAATATTGATACGGTCATATCCAATCcatataatgtagtgcTTGTCAACAATCGTGACCTATATGATAAGTTATCTTTGACGGAATATCTAACGACTGTGGCTCGTCATATGAGTGTCGGAAGGATGCTATCAAGAGATTCTATCAAGAGTAGATTACAAATCGCCGATGAAGGTAGTAACAATTCTGTGCGTCAGGCAAACATGGACCTGGCAGAGTTTATCTACATGTCATTACAGGCCACTGACTTTATCCACGTGTCATCTATGTTTAACGCAGTCATCCAAGTTGGTGGTAGTGATCAAATGGGCAATATAATGTCCGGGATTGAACTAGGACGTAGTTTAGGTGCTCTTTCAAAAACATTGTATGGTATTACGACTCCATTGCTGCAGACACGTACCGGAGAGAAGTTAAGCAAATCAAACAACGAAGATCTATTGCGGATAAATACAGACACACCTGCGCTATCACTGTGGTCGCATTTTCGAAATGTGGATGACAAGGCAGTCAGGTGTTATTTGAAATGGTTAACAAAGGTACCTTTAGATACAATTGAAAAAACTATGAACAATCATGTCAACGATGCTAAG ATTTTATTGGCCAATGAGTTAACCACGGCTATATTCGGAGAAGAATATACGAAAGCAATACATAAACACTGGATTTCAGGTGACATTACTGATTTGTTGGCTCCCAAACGCAGCTATATTTCTGACGAATTCGACTCCCTAATCACTTTTATAGACTGCGTACCTCAGTTGAATTTAAACGTAAATCAGCTGATGCAAGGTATTCCGTTCGGAGACATAATGGATAACTTGCGGAAGCAAATGTTGGTATCAGGGCGACTCTATAATAACCGCCGTGCCATACGTGAAGGTACTTGTCGTATTAATGGAGTTGTAGTGAAACAACCGGAGTATAGGGTAACAGAGAAAGATCTATTGACCGTTTCATGTGAGGATGGTCGTTCTCTAAATTACATAGCTATTCAGTACGGGAAAAGACAGTTATACTTTATTTTAGTTATTTAA
- a CDS encoding clathrin assembly family protein encodes MIKFILMINKQGQTRFSHYYTSLSVAEKCALEGEIFRKCLCRDENQSSFMHIRQHKIVYRRYASLYIIIGATESENELALIELIHNIVETLEGYFESVCEFDIMFNLEKVHYIINELICNGRIIDTNRSNVLHPLFLMDKAPKNA; translated from the exons atgataaaattTATTCTTATGATCAATAAACAAGGGCAAACCAGGTTCAGTCATTATTACACAAGTCTGTCTGTAGCTGAGAAATGCGCCTTGGAGGGAGAGATTTTCCGGAAATGTTTATGTCGTGATGAAAACCAATCTTCTTTTATGCATATACGTCAACATAAGATTGTTTACCGAAG GTATGCCAGTTTGTACATAATCATCGGCGCTACGGAGAGTGAGAATGAGCTTGCTTTGATAGAGCTTATACACAACATTGTGGAAACTCTAGAGGGTTATTTTGAATCTGTATGTGAATTTGATATTATGTTCAACTTGGAAAAAGTCCACTATATAATCAATGAACTTATATGTAACGGAAGGATCATTGACACCAATCGCTCTAACGTTCTCCACCCACTGTTTTTGATGGACAAGGCTCCTAAGAATGCATGA